Part of the Undibacter mobilis genome is shown below.
GCCGATCCTCGTGACCTCCAAGCCGGACGACGTGGCGAAAGCGGATCGCGTTGTGCTGCCCGGAGTCGGCGCCTATGCCGATTGCAAACGCGGGCTCGAAAGCGTGCCGGGCATGATCGACGCTCTGGAAGACACCGTGCGCAAGAAGGGTCGGCCGTTCTTCGGCATTTGCGTCGGCATGCAGTTGATGGCCGACCGCGGCCTTGAGTATCAGGTGACGCCGGGGCTTGGCTGGATTGCGGGCGAGGTCGACAAGATCACGCCGTCCGATCAGAGCTTGAAGATCCCGCACATGGGCTGGAACACGCTCGACCTAAAAACGATGCATCCGCTGCTCGACGAAATTCCGCTCGGGCCGGACGGCCTGCACGCCTATTTTGTCCACTCCTACGCGTTCAAACCCGCGCGCAAGGAAGACTTGGTCGCGCAGGCCGATTACGGCGGACCACTTACGGCCATCGTTGGCCGTGACAACATCGTCGGCACGCAGTTTCATCCCGAGAAGAGCCAGAAGCTCGGCCTGCGGTTGATTGCGAACTTTTTGAAATG
Proteins encoded:
- the hisH gene encoding imidazole glycerol phosphate synthase subunit HisH — protein: MSVAIVDYGSGNLHSAAKAFERAARESGHDQPILVTSKPDDVAKADRVVLPGVGAYADCKRGLESVPGMIDALEDTVRKKGRPFFGICVGMQLMADRGLEYQVTPGLGWIAGEVDKITPSDQSLKIPHMGWNTLDLKTMHPLLDEIPLGPDGLHAYFVHSYAFKPARKEDLVAQADYGGPLTAIVGRDNIVGTQFHPEKSQKLGLRLIANFLKWMP